In Deltaproteobacteria bacterium, a single genomic region encodes these proteins:
- a CDS encoding acylphosphatase: MSKTRAHVIVSGRVQGVCFRAFTIQSAEGMGLKGWVKNLSNGNVEAVFEGDETSVREAVRLVGIGPARAKVLSVDVSYEDYTGEFEAFSILP, from the coding sequence GTGAGCAAGACTAGAGCGCATGTGATTGTCAGCGGTCGTGTGCAAGGAGTTTGTTTTCGTGCGTTTACTATCCAAAGCGCCGAAGGTATGGGGCTTAAAGGTTGGGTAAAGAATCTATCTAATGGCAATGTTGAGGCAGTATTTGAGGGTGACGAGACATCGGTAAGGGAGGCAGTTAGGTTAGTCGGAATAGGGCCAGCACGAGCTAAAGTGCTATCGGTTGATGTGAGCTACGAAGATTATACGGGTGAGTTTGAGGCATTTAGTATACTGCCGTAG
- a CDS encoding nitroreductase family protein, translating to MAGMTQLGSKTAIDAILDRRTVRRFSQRDVEDKVLYELLDLANRAPSSYNLQPWHFVVIRDANLKSVLEYVTLGQHQVTEAPATVVFVADPKAWRLPYDRLLKMSSEAKVFTPEKVAFNRRMVSRLYRTGPLGLYGLYKRIVVPLKRLKQPMANVLNSFEEAQWHARCQTMLAAATFMIAARAYGLDTNPMERFDEYRLKKMLDIPKYMSIPIAIAIGYALDVEGITRTLRFPLNDKVSIDRFRKRETS from the coding sequence ACTGTAAGGCGTTTTTCGCAGAGAGATGTGGAAGATAAAGTGCTGTACGAACTACTGGATCTGGCGAATCGCGCTCCTAGTAGTTATAACCTTCAGCCGTGGCATTTTGTGGTGATTAGAGATGCGAATTTAAAGAGCGTGCTGGAATATGTAACATTGGGGCAGCATCAAGTTACTGAGGCTCCTGCTACGGTGGTGTTTGTAGCGGATCCAAAGGCATGGAGGCTGCCATACGATCGGCTGCTAAAAATGAGCAGCGAGGCTAAAGTGTTTACGCCCGAAAAGGTGGCGTTTAATCGTCGCATGGTGAGTAGGTTGTATAGAACCGGTCCTTTGGGATTATATGGTTTATATAAGCGGATAGTAGTTCCCCTTAAGCGTCTGAAGCAGCCAATGGCAAATGTGCTAAATTCTTTCGAAGAGGCTCAGTGGCATGCGCGTTGTCAAACGATGTTAGCGGCGGCTACGTTTATGATAGCGGCTCGAGCTTACGGCTTAGACACTAATCCGATGGAAAGGTTTGACGAGTACAGACTAAAAAAAATGCTCGATATTCCCAAGTATATGTCTATACCTATCGCTATTGCAATCGGCTACGCCCTAGACGTTGAAGGCATTACGCGCACGCTTCGCTTCCCGCTTAATGACAAGGTGAGCATTGATAGATTTCGCAAGAGGGAAACATCGTGA